One window from the genome of Esox lucius isolate fEsoLuc1 chromosome 23, fEsoLuc1.pri, whole genome shotgun sequence encodes:
- the june gene encoding junE proto-oncogene, AP-1 transcription factor subunit, whose protein sequence is MTGKMETPFYHDEAPGIPHNFGHHADYERYQGHKMVSKKAMAVHNFSSNSHGSLKLLQGQAGNSGNMNPNNLGGINLNGNSSLMPSVSSDMNLLKLASPDLEQLINQSNQGLVTTSPVPNPSGANPFMYRNNATNEQEGFADGFVKALADLHKQNQLVGAPMSPSGSVQGPYQRNIISTGDMPIYTNLSSYNPNHPNHMSSPYPGGQIPGGYPSHGPHGAGGHGPHHAQSRGMDAPQTVPEVPHPPGDPTSSPPSLSPIDLETQERIKAERKKLRNRIAASKCRKRKLERISRLEEKVKVLKTQNSDLASTASVLREQVAQLKQKVMNHVSNGCQIAVGSAAMQAKTGAERESTSC, encoded by the coding sequence ATGACGGGTAAAATGGAAACCCCTTTCTACCACGATGAAGCTCCAGGTATTCCTCACAACTTCGGACATCATGCAGATTACGAGCGTTACCAGGGCCACAAGATGGTGAGTAAGAAAGCCATGGCGGTTCATAACTTCTCAAGTAATTCCCACGGCAGCTTGAAACTGCTGCAAGGCCAGGCGGGGAACAGTGGAAACATGAACCCCAATAATCTGGGCGGGATTAACCTCAACGGGAACAGTTCCTTAATGCCCAGCGTTTCGTCCGACATGAACCTTCTGAAGCTGGCCTCGCCCGATCTGGAGCAGCTGATCAATCAGTCCAACCAAGGCCTGGTGACGACCAGCCCGGTCCCAAACCCGAGCGGAGCCAACCCGTTCATGTACCGGAACAACGCAACCAATGAACAGGAGGGTTTTGCCGACGGGTTTGTCAAAGCCCTGGCGGATCTACACAAGCAGAACCAGCTTGTCGGTGCCCCCATGTCCCCATCGGGCTCAGTCCAAGGGCCCTACCAGAGGAACATCATATCTACTGGGGACATGCCCATCTATACCAACCTCAGCAGCTACAACCCTAACCACCCCAATCATATGTCCTCACCCTACCCTGGGGGCCAGATCCCAGGGGGGTATCCAAGTCACGGCCCCCATGGAGCAGGGGGCCACGGCCCCCACCATGCTCAAAGCAGGGGGATGGATGCCCCTCAGACTGTGCCCGAGGTACCACACCCCCCCGGGGACCCCACATcgtcccccccctccctctcccccatcgACTTGGAGACCCAGGAGAGGATCAAGGCGGAGAGGAAAAAACTGCGCAACCGGATCGCGGCGTCCAAATGCCGCAAGAGGAAGCTGGAGAGGATCTCGCGCCTGGAGGAGAAGGTGAAGGTGTTGAAGACGCAGAACTCTGACCTGGCGTCCACCGCGTCCGTCTTGCGGGAACAGGTGGCCCAGCTCAAACAGAAAGTCATGAATCACGTCAGCAACGGGTGCCAGATAGCAGTCGGCTCAGCCGCCATGCAGGCCAAGACCGGCGCCGAGAGGGAGAGCACCAGCTGCTGA